The Candidatus Obscuribacterales bacterium DNA window AGGAGCAAACATCACCTTTTGACTCCAGCCGTCGGGATCGGGAACCGATAAAGTAAATCCTGCACAACTGATCTACAGTGACCCGGTGCCTGACCTGCGGGTTTTTCAGGGACGGGAAAAAGAATGCTCAAAACTCAACGCCTGGCTAGCTGATCCAGATATCTCGATGATGGCCATTCGGGGTGAGGGCGGCATCGGCAAGTCTACGCTGATGGCAAAGGTGTTTGCTGAAAGTCAGGGATTTGCGGGTAAGTTTTGGGCAGATGTACGGACGGGTACGCCGATCGCCGCCTTAGCAGAACGATCGCTGCAAGAGTTTGGGGTGTTGCCGGAACAGGTGCGATCGCTGCAAGAAAAGGATCTGATGCTTCGACTATTGCGGCAGTTGCAGCAGGGGCGGTATTTACTGGCGATCGATAACCTGGAATCGGTGCTGACGGCAACTGGGGATTGGCAAGGGGGCTATGAAGAATTTCTGGATGGCTTTCAGAGCTTGGGAAGCGAGAGCGTGTTGCTGTTGGCAGGACGAGAATATCCTCCCAAGTATTTTGGTTGGCGACAATCTCGCTGGCTGACGTTGGAGAATGGCTTAACGTCCAGTGAAGGAGCTGCCCTGCTAGAACGTTTGGACGTGGCAGACACGATCGAAAATCGAGCTACGGTATCGGAGCAAGTTCAGGGAAACCCACTTGCCCTATCGCTGATTGCCGGTTGGCTACGGGATGAGTATCGCCAACCTGAAGAACGCCTGGTGTGCCACCTGAACCAGCACACCGATCTATTTCAACTGGTAGGCAAGCATCGGGGTGAGGCAAACATTAGTGTGGATCGGGTTTTGCAGTGGAGCGTCGATCGCCTGGCATCCGCACAGCAGGATCTCCTCACCCAGGTGAGCGTGTTGCGAGGGGCATTTGATGCGGAACTGGCAACGGCCTTGGTTCTAGAACCACCTGTCAGCGATGCCGATTTACATGATTTAGAGCGGCGTTCATTACTGCAAGAATTACCCAAGCCCAGTCAAGATGCACCCAGGTTGTTTCAACTTCAGCCCCGCATCCGCGAGTTTGTGCAAAAACAAGTACATGATCTGACCCTAGCCCATGAACGGGCGATCGCCTATTTCTGGAGTCATCGCCAGACTGAATTTGCCAGGGATGATACGCAAGCTGCTGCCAGCCACTACGAAGAAACGTTTTATCATCTGTGCAAGTTGGGGCACTATGAGGCGGCGGCTACAACTGTGTTTGCCTGCGATGAATTTTTACGGCGGCGAGGTTATTATCAACTCCTGGTTAACCTTTACAGCCAACTGCACACCAACTGGCAGCCTAGACCAGGCCAACAGCAAAACTACGCATCGGTTTGCAACAATCTGGGGAATGCCTACAATTCCCTAGCACAATACCAACAAGCGATCGCCTTCCATCA harbors:
- a CDS encoding tetratricopeptide repeat protein; the encoded protein is MPDLRVFQGREKECSKLNAWLADPDISMMAIRGEGGIGKSTLMAKVFAESQGFAGKFWADVRTGTPIAALAERSLQEFGVLPEQVRSLQEKDLMLRLLRQLQQGRYLLAIDNLESVLTATGDWQGGYEEFLDGFQSLGSESVLLLAGREYPPKYFGWRQSRWLTLENGLTSSEGAALLERLDVADTIENRATVSEQVQGNPLALSLIAGWLRDEYRQPEERLVCHLNQHTDLFQLVGKHRGEANISVDRVLQWSVDRLASAQQDLLTQVSVLRGAFDAELATALVLEPPVSDADLHDLERRSLLQELPKPSQDAPRLFQLQPRIREFVQKQVHDLTLAHERAIAYFWSHRQTEFARDDTQAAASHYEETFYHLCKLGHYEAAATTVFACDEFLRRRGYYQLLVNLYSQLHTNWQPRPGQQQNYASVCNNLGNAYNSLAQYQQAIAFHQQSLEIAREIGDRNREGGSLCNLGNAYQALGQYQQAIKLYQQALDVQRSVGNRKFESNSLGGLGDAYRALGEYEQAIDFHQQSLAIRHEIGDRHGEASSLGNLGNAYYSLGQYEQAINFQQQSLAIQREIGDRNGEANSLGNLGSAYNSIGQYPQAINFHQQSLAIDREIGDRDGEATSLLNMGNALARLDQHYEALQSYQQALVIYEELKLNHKIEQCKTAIAKRNKIIPVQLQTAPTLGAEKRTSRTRQRWWRNAWFWFAVGLAIALLIWWLR